The following are encoded together in the Triticum dicoccoides isolate Atlit2015 ecotype Zavitan chromosome 6B, WEW_v2.0, whole genome shotgun sequence genome:
- the LOC119320336 gene encoding uncharacterized protein LOC119320336 — protein MSCWQSAPADIICDIGESLLDSNGHDSYVAMRYVCSLWRSAISSYQRLFVRAHRWIVLEEINEFSDCTVHRVLVNLSTGRMVKRRIPLLNDHVYVGSSDGLLILVEKNEPYFVKLWEPFTGYLVQFAAGIIHQQPSHFAVETHGVPRLFHAPGGLRNPQVMCYDVSNGNMEVRFGDMPVERVASMTAYKSDVFVLFHNRQLFKITGAGHEMHGEFILIHEAPTLAPSAMTHYLVVSGGGNLLIVVIGIAEILIFCVDVDLRTAVRIYNIGSQALFLSNTRCIAVNAENFPTVKENCVYQACISGYSGPCGIYEFSLTRPRKRKIYHQSFADEVTYALGGRPLSMWQVLIHYCLFRNKCRRPLS, from the coding sequence ATGTCTTGCTGGCAGTCTGCACCTGCTGATATTATTTGTGATATTGGGGAGAGTCTTTTGGATAGTAATGGCCACGACAGCTATGTCGCTATGAGATATGTATGTTCTCTTTGGAGGTCAGCCATCTCATCTTATCAAAGGCTTTTTGTTCGAGCACATCGATGGATTGTTcttgaggagatcaatgaattcaGTGATTGCACTGTACATCGGGTATTGGTTAATCTTTCAACTGGACGGATGGTCAAGCGTCGCATTCCTCTTTTGAATGACCATGTTTATGTTGGATCTTCGGATGGACTACTGATTCTCGTAGAAAAAAATGAACCTTACTTTGTCAAACTATGGGAGCCATTCACGGGCTATCTTGTGCAATTTGCAGCCGGCATCATCCATCAGCAGCCTTCTCATTTTGCCGTCGAGACTCACGGTGTCCCTAGATTGTTTCATGCCCCTGGAGGTTTACGCAACCCTCAAGTCATGTGTTATGATGTTAGTAATGGAAATATGGAGGTTCGATTTGGTGATATGCCAGTTGAGCGTGTAGCAAGTATGACTGCATATAAGAGTGATGTGTTTGTACTTTTCCATAATCGTCAGTTGTTTAAGATAACCGGGGCTGGTCATGAGATGCATGGAGAATTCATTCTGATCCACGAGGCTCCAACACTTGCACCTAGTGCAATGACACACTATTTGGTAGTATCTGGAGGAGGCAACCTTCTTATTGTGGTCATTGGCATTGCAGAGATCCTGATTTTTTGTGTTGATGTTGACTTGAGGACCGCTGTCCGTATCTATAATATTGGTAGCCAGGCACTTTTCCTTAGTAACACAAGGTGTATCGCTGTTAATGCCGAAAATTTCCCAACTGTCAAAGAAAACTGTGTATATCAAGCATGCATCTCTGGATATAGTGGGCCATGTGGAATTTATGAGTTCAGTTTGACGAGGCCTCGGAAGCGTAAGATTTATCATCAATCATTTGCCGATGAAGTAACCTACGCTCTTGGGGGAAGGCCCTTAAGCATGTGGCAGGTCCTTATACACTACTGTTTATTCAGAAACAAGTGTAGGAGGCCACTATCCTAG